From the genome of Naumannella halotolerans, one region includes:
- a CDS encoding sulfurtransferase, which yields MSDVLNISAYLFTPLDDLERLRSVLLERAVRAQLKGTIILAGEGINLFLAGEPGAVRGYVDDLRTDPRFAALTPKESWNEAQPFGRMLVKIKNEIIRMNHPTIRPAEGRAPAVAPQTLRRWLDQGHDDDGREVVLLDTRNDFEVDHGSFDNAVDWRIEKFTQFPQALQAHRGDLADKTVVSFCTGGIRCEKAAIHLRDQGIDAHQLEGGILGYFEHVGGAHWNGECFVFDERVALAPDLSPREVVEEKPEPAGRPRRRGIRRAESPTD from the coding sequence GTGTCCGACGTCCTGAACATCTCCGCCTACCTGTTCACCCCGCTCGACGATCTCGAGCGGTTGCGGTCGGTGCTGCTCGAACGGGCGGTACGGGCACAGCTGAAGGGCACCATCATCCTCGCCGGCGAGGGCATCAACCTGTTCCTGGCCGGTGAACCCGGGGCGGTCCGCGGCTACGTCGACGACCTGCGTACCGATCCGCGCTTCGCAGCACTCACCCCGAAGGAGAGCTGGAACGAGGCCCAGCCGTTCGGCAGGATGCTGGTGAAGATCAAGAACGAGATCATCCGGATGAACCACCCGACCATCCGCCCGGCGGAGGGAAGGGCGCCGGCGGTGGCCCCGCAGACCCTGCGTCGCTGGCTCGACCAGGGCCATGACGACGACGGCCGCGAGGTCGTGCTGCTGGACACCCGCAACGACTTCGAGGTCGACCACGGAAGCTTCGACAATGCCGTGGACTGGCGGATCGAGAAGTTCACCCAGTTCCCGCAGGCGCTGCAGGCACATCGAGGGGACCTGGCGGACAAGACGGTCGTCAGCTTCTGCACCGGGGGTATCCGCTGTGAAAAGGCCGCGATCCACCTGCGGGACCAGGGCATCGACGCCCACCAGCTCGAGGGCGGCATTCTCGGCTACTTCGAGCATGTCGGGGGAGCGCACTGGAATGGTGAGTGCTTCGTCTTCGACGAACGGGTCGCCCTGGCCCCGGACCTGAGTCCGCGGGAGGTCGTCGAGGAAAAGCCCGAGCCTGCTGGGCGGCCGCGGCGGCGCGGGATACGACGCGCCGAGTCACCGACCGACTGA
- a CDS encoding protein phosphatase 2C domain-containing protein → MSEPTSASRLQCPSCGAEVQPYESFCEACGGELDPTAEPPGEFVDDVPVHLSRSVRAQSPDLGFDQQRRPCAECGATVSVDGYCEVCGTKATLPRDHFSESPAGWLAGTSDLGLRHQRNEDAMALAAEEPPGSLGVLVVCDGVSTAPDSDVASLAAARAARDLLVSTRPSGLGTAASANAAAVQTMVDAAATANAAVVGSSTVPVDAAHAPSCTFVAATVHDGLITWGSLGDSRIYWIADSGASALITTDDSVAQARIAMGVDRATAENGPGAHAITKWLGADAPDLSPQTGQFAAPGPGWLLVCSDGLWNYASSPEELERVFAEAVLADPPTNHNPLALSRLLVAWARDQGGRDNITVALARFGNAQWQGPVRTTGQAEPSPLESDSPTRSNRPPHPPVDNVPPPAPAVPRTAPEPVPARALPTEETS, encoded by the coding sequence GTGAGTGAGCCGACCTCGGCATCGCGACTGCAGTGCCCGAGCTGCGGGGCCGAAGTGCAGCCCTACGAGTCGTTCTGCGAGGCCTGCGGGGGTGAACTCGATCCCACCGCCGAACCGCCGGGCGAGTTCGTCGACGACGTACCGGTGCACCTCAGCAGGTCGGTACGGGCGCAGAGTCCGGACCTGGGTTTCGACCAGCAGCGGCGTCCCTGTGCCGAGTGCGGCGCCACCGTGTCCGTCGACGGCTACTGCGAGGTCTGCGGTACGAAGGCGACCCTGCCGCGGGATCATTTCAGCGAATCCCCGGCCGGCTGGCTGGCCGGTACCTCCGATCTCGGACTGCGTCACCAGCGTAACGAGGACGCCATGGCACTGGCCGCCGAGGAGCCTCCGGGTTCGCTGGGTGTGCTGGTGGTCTGCGACGGCGTCTCCACCGCGCCGGACTCCGATGTCGCCTCCCTGGCGGCGGCCCGAGCGGCCCGGGACCTGCTGGTCAGCACCCGGCCGAGCGGGCTGGGGACGGCGGCCTCGGCCAATGCGGCGGCGGTGCAGACCATGGTGGACGCAGCCGCCACCGCCAATGCCGCGGTGGTCGGTTCGTCCACCGTCCCGGTCGATGCCGCCCATGCGCCGTCGTGCACCTTCGTCGCCGCCACGGTGCATGACGGCCTGATCACCTGGGGCAGCCTCGGGGACTCCCGGATCTACTGGATCGCCGACTCCGGTGCGTCGGCGCTGATCACCACCGACGACTCCGTGGCCCAGGCCCGGATCGCCATGGGTGTGGACCGGGCCACCGCCGAGAACGGGCCCGGCGCCCACGCGATCACCAAGTGGCTGGGTGCCGATGCACCGGATCTGTCCCCGCAGACCGGTCAGTTCGCCGCCCCCGGACCGGGGTGGCTGCTGGTCTGCTCCGACGGGTTGTGGAACTACGCGTCCAGTCCGGAGGAGCTGGAACGGGTCTTCGCCGAGGCCGTGCTGGCCGATCCGCCGACCAATCACAACCCGCTGGCACTGTCCCGGCTGCTGGTGGCCTGGGCACGCGACCAGGGCGGGCGCGACAACATCACCGTCGCCCTGGCCCGATTCGGCAACGCACAGTGGCAAGGACCGGTACGGACGACCGGGCAGGCCGAACCCTCACCGCTGGAGTCGGACAGTCCGACCCGCAGCAACCGGCCACCGCACCCGCCGGTCGATAATGTTCCCCCACCAGCGCCCGCGGTTCCCCGGACCGCTCCGGAGCCGGTACCTGCTCGAGCACTGCCAACCGAGGAGACATCGTGA
- a CDS encoding vWA domain-containing protein, whose product MTEFTAAVYQNEFLPAGGTDVHAIVNLSCTGAGQAGAGGGAAGEIIAVDTSGSMGSANMELAKRAAVAAVENIHDGTWFAVVAGNHRAFLAYPRNPGAVGMVQMTPQTRFEAINAIATFRAQGGTAIGSWLNLTRALFDSVPNLPQRHAIILTDGENHNETPAQLDEAINACLGSFQADCRGVGTDWKVSEVRRISQALLGTVDIIPRPEDMPRVFAELVQQSMSRGVADAALRVWTPQGAQVLFCRQVLPQVEDLTGRASQVNPLTVDYPTGSWSDESRDYHVAVRLAARELGQEQLAARVQIVVGEQTMAQGLVKARWSDDDSLTARIDPAVAHYTGQTELADAIQQGLAAKAAGRTDEATTRLGRAVQLAAATGNEEATSRLRKVVDIDDPETGTVRLKASVDKADEMALDTASTKTTRIRG is encoded by the coding sequence GTGACCGAGTTCACCGCAGCCGTCTATCAGAACGAGTTCCTGCCGGCCGGCGGCACCGATGTCCATGCCATCGTCAACCTCAGCTGCACCGGCGCCGGTCAGGCCGGCGCCGGCGGGGGTGCTGCCGGGGAGATCATCGCCGTCGACACCTCGGGTTCGATGGGTTCGGCGAACATGGAGTTGGCCAAGAGGGCCGCTGTCGCCGCAGTGGAGAACATCCACGACGGCACCTGGTTCGCCGTCGTCGCCGGCAACCACCGCGCCTTCCTGGCCTATCCGCGCAACCCCGGCGCGGTGGGCATGGTGCAGATGACCCCGCAGACCCGTTTCGAGGCGATCAACGCGATCGCCACGTTCCGGGCCCAGGGCGGGACCGCCATCGGCTCCTGGCTGAACCTGACCCGGGCGCTGTTCGACTCGGTGCCGAACCTGCCGCAGCGGCATGCGATCATCCTCACCGACGGGGAGAACCACAACGAGACACCGGCTCAGCTGGACGAAGCGATCAATGCCTGTCTCGGATCCTTCCAGGCCGATTGCCGGGGTGTCGGCACCGACTGGAAGGTCAGCGAGGTACGCCGGATCTCCCAGGCCCTGCTCGGCACCGTCGACATCATTCCCCGTCCCGAGGACATGCCCCGGGTGTTCGCCGAACTGGTGCAGCAGTCGATGTCGCGCGGCGTCGCCGATGCGGCGCTGCGGGTGTGGACTCCGCAGGGGGCGCAGGTGTTGTTCTGCCGCCAGGTGCTGCCGCAGGTGGAGGACCTGACCGGACGGGCCAGCCAGGTGAACCCGCTGACCGTCGACTACCCGACGGGTTCGTGGTCCGACGAGTCCCGCGACTACCACGTGGCGGTCCGTCTGGCCGCCCGGGAGCTCGGGCAGGAACAGCTGGCCGCCCGGGTGCAGATCGTGGTCGGTGAACAGACGATGGCCCAGGGGCTGGTGAAGGCCCGCTGGTCCGATGACGACTCGCTGACGGCCCGGATCGACCCGGCCGTCGCCCATTACACCGGGCAGACCGAGTTGGCCGATGCGATCCAGCAGGGACTGGCGGCCAAGGCAGCCGGTCGTACCGACGAGGCGACCACCCGGCTCGGCCGGGCGGTACAGCTGGCTGCGGCCACCGGCAACGAGGAGGCGACCTCGCGTTTGCGGAAGGTGGTCGACATCGACGATCCGGAGACGGGTACCGTTCGTCTCAAGGCGTCGGTCGACAAGGCTGACGAGATGGCGCTGGACACGGCGTCGACCAAGACCACCCGGATCCGAGGCTGA
- a CDS encoding serine/threonine-protein kinase: MKCTQPGCSGDIVDGYCMICGMPAVTTGGTGSTAPGATPSPLDGPATQPFVPTGVAPAPQRGQSANACARPGCPGRILDGWCDVCGSPAAATPSPLESPVGSSRSQGSSRLQSTAMGSARMSGSGTVLTRRSGGSQRLRASSRIGAGLLRVDPAPTQDPAEAVMANPVVPENKRYCPSCGSPVGRSRDGRPGRTSGFCPKCRNPFSFDPKLKAGDLVANQYEVAGCLAHGGMGWIYLARDKNVSDRWVVIKGLLNSGDADALAAAIAEQRFLAQVEHPSIVEIYNFVNHDGAGYIVMEYVGGRSLKQLLKDRMRENNGVYNPLPLPEAIAYILEILPAMQYLHDLGLLYCDFKPDNMIQVGDGLKLIDMGGVRRIDDDESAIYGTVGYQAPEVPRVGPSIASDIYTVGRTLLVLAAEFRGYQTSWKDSLPGPEQIPLLGQHDSFHRLLLKACAPTPADRFATADEMRTQLLGLLREEVGRSTPGTALTSAPSVLFTTPHVTGNTLSDRQLPMLREDPTDPQFAWLASIDETDPRERLALLRAAPADSPEVLLDRARCCVDLGDFAGAEQQCSLLLDEDPWEWRAVWLQGVVAMRQDRWAEAQQCFNAVYGQVPGELAPKLALGLACELGDQPQLAESMYQICAATDASYLVPAAFGIARLRARADDLVGAAKALEAIPPTSRAHGEASQLRARHLLTMSNGVTELLAAEEAVAETQMDPTDRDSFMASILERALWMVRSSGPEKVTIGGFAAEEVALRDGLEQRYRSLARQLPAERVDWVDKANAIRNWSMT, translated from the coding sequence ATGAAATGCACCCAGCCCGGATGTTCGGGAGACATCGTCGACGGCTACTGCATGATCTGCGGGATGCCCGCAGTGACGACCGGCGGCACCGGTTCGACCGCGCCCGGCGCCACACCGTCACCACTGGACGGTCCGGCGACCCAGCCCTTCGTACCCACCGGGGTCGCCCCTGCCCCACAGCGCGGGCAGTCCGCGAACGCCTGTGCCCGGCCCGGGTGCCCGGGCAGGATCCTGGACGGCTGGTGCGATGTCTGCGGCAGCCCGGCTGCCGCGACCCCGTCCCCGCTGGAATCACCGGTCGGGTCGAGTCGCAGCCAGGGCTCTTCGCGCCTGCAGTCGACCGCCATGGGTTCGGCCCGGATGTCCGGCTCGGGCACCGTCCTCACCCGGCGCAGCGGCGGTTCGCAGCGTCTGCGCGCCTCCAGCCGGATCGGTGCCGGGTTGCTGCGGGTGGATCCGGCGCCGACACAGGATCCGGCCGAGGCGGTGATGGCCAACCCGGTGGTGCCGGAGAACAAGCGCTACTGCCCCAGTTGCGGCAGCCCGGTCGGCCGTTCCCGCGACGGCCGTCCCGGTCGTACCTCGGGGTTCTGTCCGAAGTGTCGCAATCCGTTCTCCTTCGATCCGAAGCTGAAGGCCGGTGACCTGGTCGCCAACCAGTACGAGGTGGCCGGTTGTCTGGCCCATGGCGGCATGGGCTGGATCTATCTGGCGCGGGACAAGAACGTCTCCGACCGCTGGGTGGTGATCAAGGGCCTGTTGAACTCCGGTGACGCCGATGCCCTGGCCGCCGCGATCGCCGAGCAACGGTTCCTGGCCCAGGTCGAGCATCCCTCGATCGTCGAGATCTACAACTTCGTGAACCACGACGGTGCCGGTTACATCGTCATGGAGTACGTCGGCGGGCGCTCGTTGAAGCAGTTGCTGAAGGACCGGATGCGGGAGAACAACGGGGTCTACAACCCGTTGCCGTTGCCGGAGGCGATCGCCTACATCCTGGAGATCCTGCCGGCGATGCAGTACCTGCACGACCTGGGCCTGCTGTACTGCGATTTCAAGCCCGACAACATGATCCAGGTGGGCGACGGCCTGAAGCTGATCGACATGGGAGGCGTCCGGCGGATCGACGACGACGAATCGGCCATCTACGGCACGGTCGGCTACCAGGCCCCCGAGGTGCCGCGGGTCGGGCCCAGCATCGCCTCCGACATCTACACCGTCGGCCGGACGTTGCTGGTGCTGGCTGCGGAGTTCCGCGGCTACCAGACCAGCTGGAAGGACTCGCTGCCCGGTCCGGAGCAGATCCCCCTGCTCGGGCAGCACGACTCCTTCCATCGGTTGCTGCTGAAGGCCTGTGCCCCGACCCCGGCGGACCGCTTCGCCACCGCCGACGAGATGCGTACCCAGTTGTTGGGCCTGCTCCGTGAGGAGGTGGGGCGCTCCACCCCGGGCACTGCGCTGACCTCTGCCCCGTCGGTACTGTTCACCACCCCGCATGTCACCGGCAACACCTTGTCGGACAGGCAGTTGCCGATGCTGCGGGAGGATCCGACCGACCCTCAGTTCGCCTGGCTGGCCAGCATCGACGAAACCGATCCGCGCGAGCGTCTGGCGCTGCTGCGCGCAGCACCGGCCGACAGCCCGGAGGTGCTCCTGGACCGAGCCCGGTGCTGTGTGGACCTCGGTGATTTCGCCGGTGCCGAGCAACAGTGCAGCCTGCTGCTGGACGAGGATCCGTGGGAATGGCGGGCGGTCTGGCTGCAGGGTGTCGTCGCCATGCGGCAGGACAGGTGGGCCGAGGCGCAACAGTGCTTCAACGCCGTCTACGGTCAGGTTCCCGGTGAACTCGCCCCAAAGCTGGCGCTGGGCCTGGCCTGTGAACTGGGTGACCAGCCGCAACTGGCCGAGTCCATGTATCAGATCTGCGCCGCGACCGACGCCTCCTACCTGGTTCCGGCCGCCTTCGGCATCGCCCGACTGCGGGCCCGGGCCGACGACCTGGTCGGCGCTGCGAAGGCTCTGGAGGCGATCCCGCCCACCAGCCGGGCACATGGTGAGGCATCCCAGTTGCGGGCCCGGCACCTGCTGACGATGAGCAATGGGGTGACCGAGCTGCTGGCCGCCGAGGAAGCGGTCGCCGAGACCCAGATGGACCCTACCGACCGGGACAGCTTCATGGCCTCGATCCTGGAGCGGGCGTTGTGGATGGTCCGCAGCAGCGGGCCCGAGAAGGTGACCATCGGTGGCTTCGCCGCCGAGGAGGTCGCCCTGCGCGACGGTCTGGAACAGCGGTACCGGTCCTTGGCCCGGCAGCTCCCTGCCGAGCGGGTCGACTGGGTGGACAAGGCGAATGCGATCAGGAACTGGAGCATGACGTGA
- a CDS encoding AAA family ATPase: MTDDPGHTDTDAGAGADSPALPDLASAIAEAATVAGSAGLPSAAARTEASRLAATVAEPSAEAFEEWARETGSPVDADVFLSAARRGRRWRGAPTTLLDQLIAARSPLAGSYARALAQVCIVAAGLGTPNQRTLGNASAAAAAQLAAVAASDRLHDPQHSPAAPSDPITGEAAGAGSLAAEESPVRAFARRAPALLTEMLARIGRPQPHPTPIGSGSWLDLDSDLPLTPGAFDLTGTRAAEPAPVSGSVTSAPPAPDTQQVAAGDDPADDTRATRDRAAGTPEPASETAEAEADPRTVEELLAELDELVGLNTVKAEIHRQAAVLRVEGLRAEAGLNQPTITRHLVFVGNPGTGKTTVARLVAGIYKALGLLSKGHLVEVDRSELVAGYLGQTAIKTAEVVESAAGGVLFIDEAYSLTGDQYGQEAVDTLVKEMEDRRDDLVVIVAGYPMPMAVFVGQNPGLASRFRTTIDFVDYTDAELVQIFGLLAEGADYDLAPETSEAFAALVAAQQRGPTFGNARFARNCLEAAIGRHAWRLRDVESPSVQDLRLLLPEDLDLDSPGDEAVTVPSELVPEVEVVPEIDLVDFDSPTPAVGATTEKDQV, encoded by the coding sequence ATGACCGACGACCCCGGCCATACCGATACCGATGCCGGAGCAGGGGCCGATTCCCCGGCTCTGCCGGATCTGGCCTCGGCGATCGCCGAGGCCGCCACAGTGGCCGGATCGGCCGGTCTGCCCAGCGCAGCGGCCCGCACCGAGGCGAGCCGACTGGCGGCCACCGTCGCCGAACCGTCGGCCGAGGCCTTCGAGGAGTGGGCACGGGAGACCGGCAGCCCGGTCGACGCAGACGTCTTCCTCTCCGCGGCCCGCCGGGGGCGGCGCTGGCGGGGTGCCCCGACCACCTTGTTGGACCAGTTGATCGCCGCCCGTTCCCCGCTGGCAGGCAGCTACGCCCGGGCCCTGGCGCAGGTGTGCATCGTCGCGGCGGGCCTGGGTACGCCGAACCAGCGCACTCTCGGCAATGCCTCGGCCGCGGCAGCGGCGCAACTGGCCGCGGTCGCTGCCAGCGACCGGCTGCACGACCCGCAGCACTCCCCGGCAGCGCCGTCGGATCCGATCACCGGTGAAGCCGCCGGTGCCGGGTCGCTCGCCGCAGAGGAATCTCCGGTCCGCGCATTCGCCCGCCGGGCACCGGCGCTGCTGACCGAGATGTTGGCCCGGATCGGCCGGCCGCAGCCGCATCCGACCCCGATCGGCAGTGGCTCCTGGTTGGACCTGGACAGCGATCTGCCACTCACCCCGGGCGCCTTCGACCTGACCGGAACCCGAGCCGCCGAGCCGGCCCCGGTGAGTGGGTCCGTCACTTCGGCCCCGCCGGCCCCGGACACCCAGCAGGTGGCCGCCGGCGATGACCCGGCCGACGACACCCGGGCGACCCGGGACCGAGCGGCAGGTACCCCGGAACCCGCCTCCGAGACCGCCGAGGCCGAGGCGGATCCGCGCACGGTCGAGGAGCTGCTCGCCGAGTTGGACGAACTGGTCGGACTCAACACGGTGAAGGCGGAGATCCATCGGCAGGCCGCGGTGCTGCGGGTCGAGGGCCTGCGCGCCGAGGCCGGGTTGAACCAGCCCACGATCACCCGGCACCTGGTCTTCGTCGGCAACCCCGGCACCGGCAAGACCACCGTCGCCCGGCTGGTCGCCGGGATCTACAAGGCCCTCGGGCTGCTCAGCAAGGGACACCTGGTGGAGGTCGACCGTTCCGAACTGGTCGCCGGTTATCTCGGGCAGACCGCCATCAAGACCGCCGAGGTGGTCGAATCGGCCGCCGGTGGGGTGTTGTTCATCGACGAGGCCTATTCGCTGACCGGTGACCAGTACGGCCAGGAGGCGGTCGACACCTTGGTGAAGGAGATGGAGGACCGCCGCGACGACCTGGTCGTGATCGTCGCCGGTTACCCGATGCCGATGGCGGTCTTCGTCGGGCAGAACCCCGGCCTGGCCAGCCGTTTCCGTACCACCATCGACTTTGTCGACTACACCGATGCCGAACTGGTGCAGATCTTCGGCCTGCTGGCCGAGGGTGCCGACTACGATCTGGCGCCGGAGACCTCCGAGGCGTTCGCGGCGCTGGTGGCTGCCCAGCAGCGGGGACCGACCTTCGGCAACGCCCGCTTCGCCCGGAACTGCCTGGAGGCGGCGATCGGCCGCCATGCCTGGCGGCTGCGGGATGTGGAGTCGCCCTCGGTGCAGGACCTGCGATTGCTGCTCCCTGAGGATCTGGACCTGGACAGCCCCGGCGACGAGGCGGTCACCGTCCCCAGCGAACTGGTTCCCGAGGTCGAGGTGGTACCGGAGATCGACCTGGTCGACTTCGACTCCCCGACCCCGGCGGTCGGTGCCACGACCGAGAAGGACCAGGTATGA
- a CDS encoding glutamate ABC transporter substrate-binding protein: MRTSVLHRRTGRRSPVWAVLLAALALLFTACTASYAPTELPPTAPSEEPAVPPAGGSTCPDALRSYAPSGDLPTPGEMPSGSTMAEIADRGRLIVGVSSDTRLLGARNRETGQIEGFDTDLARDIAEAIFDDPDAIELRVITASQRIPLLADGEVDLVVRNFTINCDRWEEIAFSAEYYRAGTKILAGQYANISGLADLADRRVCMPSGTTQAALLAEQAPSAIPVYAANHTQCLRLFQTDQADAIIGDDAVLAGLASQDPNAEVMDTDPITPEPYGVGVNAENDDLVRFVNAVLAERAEDGRWQDSYDRWLAEYLGPASPPEPEYGRSE; encoded by the coding sequence GTGAGGACCTCGGTGCTCCATCGTCGTACCGGTCGCAGATCACCGGTCTGGGCTGTGCTGCTGGCCGCACTGGCCCTGCTGTTCACCGCCTGCACCGCCAGCTATGCACCGACCGAACTGCCGCCGACCGCGCCCAGTGAGGAACCCGCGGTGCCCCCGGCCGGTGGCTCGACCTGCCCCGATGCCCTGCGCAGCTACGCCCCCTCCGGTGACCTGCCCACCCCCGGGGAGATGCCGAGCGGGTCGACCATGGCCGAGATCGCCGACCGCGGCCGACTGATCGTCGGGGTCTCCTCCGACACCCGGTTGCTCGGGGCGAGGAACCGGGAGACCGGGCAGATCGAGGGCTTCGACACCGATCTCGCCCGGGACATCGCCGAGGCCATCTTCGACGACCCCGATGCCATCGAGCTACGGGTGATCACGGCCAGCCAGCGGATCCCGCTGCTGGCCGACGGCGAGGTCGACCTGGTCGTCCGCAACTTCACCATCAACTGCGACCGCTGGGAGGAGATCGCGTTCAGCGCCGAGTACTACCGCGCGGGGACGAAGATCCTCGCCGGTCAGTACGCGAACATCTCCGGCCTGGCAGACCTCGCCGACCGGCGCGTCTGCATGCCCAGCGGAACCACCCAGGCCGCCCTGCTCGCAGAACAGGCACCCTCGGCGATCCCGGTCTACGCTGCCAACCACACCCAGTGCCTGCGGCTGTTCCAGACCGACCAGGCCGACGCGATCATCGGCGACGACGCCGTCCTCGCCGGGCTGGCCAGCCAGGATCCGAATGCGGAGGTGATGGACACCGACCCGATCACGCCCGAGCCCTACGGGGTGGGAGTGAATGCCGAGAACGACGACCTGGTCCGGTTCGTCAACGCGGTGCTGGCCGAGCGTGCCGAGGACGGCAGGTGGCAGGACAGCTACGACCGCTGGCTGGCCGAATACCTCGGCCCGGCCTCACCACCCGAGCCCGAGTACGGCAGGTCGGAATGA
- a CDS encoding FHA domain-containing protein, which produces MPTCPDGHHSSADDYCDVCGTPLNAPAAAPAAAAEPPAASPVRTCPHCGAESPQGALFCEACGYDFTTGTLPRPASVLDLDAPAPSAEVSQGPAPDPSPAAPPQPAAQESAAQDSAPQPASESAPGPLVPPGPATDAGSQATPPRSPNVSPAAPGQPWVAELWIDPDWYALQESPDPMPSPGLPRLVTLRNRSMLIGRPSRSRNIHPDLDCDPDAGISRRHAQLTTDGSRWWIEDLDSSNGTFVAGIAEPLPEEPLRPGQRREIGTDDRIYLGAWTRIVLRPALPGETG; this is translated from the coding sequence ATGCCCACCTGTCCCGACGGTCACCACAGTTCAGCCGACGACTACTGCGATGTCTGCGGTACGCCGCTGAATGCACCCGCTGCTGCCCCCGCGGCGGCAGCGGAGCCACCGGCCGCTTCGCCGGTGCGTACCTGCCCGCACTGCGGTGCGGAGTCACCGCAGGGTGCGTTGTTCTGCGAGGCCTGTGGTTACGACTTCACCACCGGTACGTTGCCGCGTCCTGCATCGGTGCTCGATCTCGACGCACCAGCCCCGTCGGCCGAGGTGTCGCAGGGGCCTGCGCCCGATCCCTCGCCTGCGGCTCCTCCGCAGCCGGCGGCCCAGGAATCGGCAGCGCAGGACTCGGCACCTCAGCCGGCTTCCGAGTCGGCTCCCGGCCCGCTGGTCCCGCCCGGGCCAGCGACCGATGCCGGGTCGCAGGCCACACCGCCGCGGTCACCGAACGTCTCCCCGGCCGCGCCGGGCCAGCCCTGGGTAGCCGAGCTGTGGATCGACCCGGACTGGTACGCCCTGCAGGAGAGCCCGGATCCGATGCCTTCTCCGGGTCTGCCGCGGCTGGTGACGCTGCGCAACCGGTCGATGCTGATCGGCCGCCCGTCGCGCTCACGCAACATCCATCCTGACCTGGACTGCGATCCCGATGCGGGGATCTCCCGCCGCCACGCACAGCTCACCACCGACGGTTCGCGATGGTGGATCGAGGATCTCGACTCCTCCAACGGGACCTTCGTCGCCGGCATCGCAGAGCCGTTGCCGGAGGAGCCGCTGCGACCGGGGCAACGCCGCGAGATCGGCACCGACGACCGGATCTATCTCGGTGCCTGGACCCGGATCGTGCTCCGTCCGGCACTGCCCGGCGAGACCGGCTGA
- a CDS encoding SDR family oxidoreductase — MQRFDGRVALVTGGSRGIGLGIASRLAAEGARVCITGRSEDSLAAAAREFSPEAVLTVAGKSQDPAHRAAVLDAIAERFGRLDVLVNNAGSNPVFGPVAELDPVAAAKILEINLLGTLAWSQQVVADARLGFAEHGAIVNISSVSSSVPSPGIGMYGISKAAIDHLTRTLAVELGPNVRVNAVAPAVVKTDFAKKLYEGREEQVSAAYPLKRLGEPADIAGPVAFLASDDAAWVTGQVLDVDGGLLVAGGTA; from the coding sequence ATGCAGCGTTTCGACGGCAGGGTCGCACTGGTCACCGGTGGCAGCAGGGGAATCGGCCTGGGGATTGCCTCCCGGCTGGCCGCGGAGGGGGCGCGGGTCTGCATCACCGGCCGCAGTGAGGACAGTCTGGCCGCCGCCGCCCGGGAATTCTCCCCCGAGGCGGTACTGACGGTGGCCGGCAAGAGCCAGGACCCGGCTCACCGAGCAGCGGTCCTCGACGCGATCGCCGAGCGTTTCGGACGGCTCGACGTGCTGGTCAACAACGCAGGAAGCAACCCGGTGTTCGGTCCGGTGGCCGAACTGGACCCGGTCGCGGCGGCGAAGATCCTCGAGATCAACCTGTTGGGCACCTTGGCCTGGAGCCAGCAGGTGGTGGCCGATGCCCGGCTCGGGTTCGCCGAGCACGGTGCGATCGTGAACATCTCCTCGGTCAGTTCCAGTGTGCCCAGCCCGGGGATCGGTATGTACGGCATCTCCAAGGCGGCGATCGATCACCTGACCAGGACCCTGGCGGTCGAACTGGGGCCCAACGTGCGGGTGAACGCGGTGGCGCCGGCCGTGGTCAAGACCGACTTCGCGAAGAAGCTGTACGAGGGCAGGGAGGAGCAGGTGTCGGCGGCCTATCCGCTGAAGCGGCTGGGGGAGCCGGCCGACATCGCCGGCCCGGTGGCCTTCCTGGCCTCCGACGATGCGGCCTGGGTGACCGGTCAGGTGCTCGACGTGGACGGCGGTCTGCTGGTCGCCGGGGGTACGGCCTAG
- a CDS encoding DUF3107 domain-containing protein: MDTEDALQEEHVEVKIGMRQVARELTVETEDSADSIQQAYQKALKSGEAFEITDTKGSKVIVRAELVAYLDLGKENPRRVGFGAL; the protein is encoded by the coding sequence GTGGACACCGAGGACGCTCTTCAGGAGGAACACGTGGAAGTCAAGATCGGAATGCGCCAGGTGGCGCGCGAACTCACCGTCGAGACCGAGGATTCGGCCGACTCGATCCAGCAGGCCTACCAGAAGGCGCTCAAGTCCGGCGAGGCTTTCGAGATCACCGACACCAAGGGTTCGAAGGTGATCGTGCGCGCCGAGCTCGTGGCCTACCTCGACCTGGGCAAGGAGAACCCACGGCGGGTGGGCTTCGGCGCTCTCTGA